The nucleotide window GCGAATTCTTTCCCATCGTTGCGTCCTGAATCATAATACGGGCCGGTATAGTGGGAACCTCCCCCTCCCCATCAAGTGCAACGACTCTATCAAAACCCCTCCCTCTGAAGTCCTCGGGGTGGCCTTCCTGCCTCCAACGGTCATCCTTGACTCGTAGTCAGAACAATTCCACCTAACCCACCATAGTGCGAACTTTGCCACGAGACATCACCATCATAAGTACTGCTGACACGTATAAAAAACTATTTGAATTTTTACTCAAGCTCCAATCCAAATATGAAAGGGCTCAAACGTACTTGAACTCCTCCCCGAGCTCGTCCCTCTCCTTCAGCTTCCAGTAGAGCTTTCCGTCCTTCCGGTAGCTCCCGACCTTTCCGCTCTCTGCGAAGCGAAGTAAGTAGCGCCTCACTTCCATTGGCCCAATTCCGGTTTCCTCAGCTATCTCCTCAACCGTCTTGGGACCATTCTCAAGTGCCTTGAGAACCTTCAGGTGCTTCATGTCCCTCCCTCCAGACGCCTGTATCTTTCGATGACCGTGATAAGCTTTTCCATGACCTCAAGGTGCCTCTCCAGCGCCTCAATATCTTTGGGCAGAGAGCTGGCAAGTTCCCTCAGCTTCTCAAGAAGAACTTCCTCAACGCTCCTCATCTCCTCCCTGCGCTTCTTCTCCCTGTACTCACAGACCGGACAGAAGACCTTTCCATCCTTTTCGAAGAGAGGAGCACCACACTTGGGGCAGTGCTTGTCCAGCATCTTAGCTCCTGAAAGGAGGAGAGGGGCTATGATCTTCCGAATCTCCTCATCTGTTATCATTCAATCACCTCCTTCAGGGCCTGAAAGACCTCCAACACGGCTCTCCTTCCAAGCTGTGATTTCTTCACCCTGTCGGAGATCTCGGCCATGTCAAAGGCCCTAACCGTGAACACCTCCCCAATCGCCTCGATGAGCTCAAGGAGCTCCTCGAGGCAGAGTTCCCCGTGCTGGAACCTTGCTATCCTATATTCAGGTCTCAGGACGTCAAGATCCACCGTTAAATATATGGCAGGACCAAGGTATCGTCTGGCGTCCTCGACCACACCCAAAACACCGTGGCTCCTCAAGTTCACATAAGTCCTCCATCCCCTTCCCGTTTTCCTGCTCCTTGGGATGGCTGGATAAATCCTCACCCTCCTCGTCCAGAGCCGAGATTTTTCGGTAGCCGGAATCATGAGGACGGGTCCTATGACGGCGGCCCTCTCAACGACTCTCTCCTCCAGGGCATAGGCAAGCCATGAACCGTGGTCAAGGTAGTCATGCATAAGATCCGTGTGAGCATCCACACTTATTATCCTCCCCGGCTTCACCCTTTTGAGAATCCCGTAGGTGGCCAGGTGCTCTCCTACGATGTAGCACTTATCTTCGGGGATTCCGGGAAGCCCTTGGAGGGTGAGAGCCTCCACCAGCCGGAAATCGTCGACAAGACCCTCCCTCACCAGGAGCCTCCCGACGTACTTCACACCCTCCCTGTTGGGCGCCTCCCCAAGGGCTATGAGCGTGACCATAGGATTTACCCCTTTTCAACTCTTGTAAACCTTCACATCAACAACAACGTGCCAAACGCCGGGGGCGTAGCGCTTTATGACAAGTTCATTGAGCTTCTCGACCTCGTACCCGAGCTCTCCGGCGACCTTCCGGAACGTTCGGAACGGCTCCTCCGGCATGAGCCTCTCGGGAACCGTGTTGTGATAGTGGATTATCGCCTCATCCTTCGCTATGCTTAGGGCTTTGGGAATAAACTCATGCGTCCTAACGACGTATCCCATCAGAACCCTGTCGGCGATATTCTCGGCTGGAAAGTTGCGGTTGTCCATGTTGTATGGCGTGACGAGGTCTTGAACGCCATTCAGCCAGATATTTTCCACTAAAAAGCGAAAGGTGTAGGGATCCTTCTCTATAACTATTACCCTCGCCCGCTTATGAACAGCCATGGGGAGGCTCAAGTGGCCTATGCCCGCGAACATATCAACGACCAGCTCCCCTGGTTTTGCCACTTCGGCCATCCTCACCCTCTCCTTGACGTTGGCTGGGGAGAACATTATCCTCGCGACATCCAGCTTGTACTTCACGCCGTTCTCAATGTGAACCGTGATCGTGTCATTTCCATATAGAAGCTCGAAGTCCGGCTTCCTGGTCTCCCCCCTTATGTGACCCTTCCTGAGAACCGTCTTGACACCCAGAACCTGAGCATAAACTTCCGCTATCCGGCGCTTGTAGGGTTCGAGCTCGGGCCTCAGGGGGAGAAGAAGAACATCCCCTATCCTGACCCAGTGCTTAGGCAGCTTCTCAAGGAGCTCGGGTGGAAGCTCTCTAGATAGTATCTCCCTAATTCTTGGCTTAATAACCTGCGTTCTCATTCCCCAGCACCCTCAGTAGTGCCGAAAGAACCTCCATGAAGACTGAGTTCCTGTTCTCGGGCGTCAGCCAGTAGTACTCGCCGAGCACCCTGTACCTATCCACGTACCTCCTGTGGACGGTTGCGAGTAGGGGCTTCTCTGCCTTTAGAGCCTCCCCAAGAACCCTCACGAACTCGTTGCTCTTGAACTCCATTGCCCCGATTTCATCAATTATCACTACGTCAGCGCTTTCAATAGCCCTCCTTATGGCCGGAACGCCGACCCTCTCAAGGCCCTCAACGTCAACAACGTACTTCCCGACCCGGGGGTATCCCTGACCGACGTAGGCAAGCCTTCCGACTTCACCCGTATCAAGGGCCACCACCCGGAAACCAACCCGTCTCCCACCACTCCTCACTTCCTCAGTTATCATCCCACCGACGGAGTATCCCTTCTCCCTCAAAGCCTCCGCTATCCTCTTCGCGAGGGTTGTCTTGCCGACACCTGGCATCCCCGAGACGAAGAACCTCATGGGAGAAAGCTCAGCACACGGCTTATTAAAATTACGGGACGACTACTAGCCTACCTTCGACCTCCCTTATCCGCAGAGGTATTCCGTAAACGGCCCCCAGAACATTCTCCTCAAGCTCTTCCCTCCTCCCCTCCCAGAAGACGCGGCCCTCTCGAAGGATTACGATTCTGTCCGAGTACTGCAGGGCGAGGTTGAGGTCATGGAGAACTGTCACCACGACTTTCTCCTCCTTGAGTTCCTCGAGGAGCTCCATAATACTCACGGCATGATTCACGTCGAGGTGTGAGGTGGGCTCATCCAAGAGCAGGACGTCGCTCCCTTGGGCGAGCGCCCTCGCTATTAGGGCGAGCTGATATTCACCGCCGCTGAGCCTCGTTATGAGCTCACCCCTCCTTTCCCAGAGCCCTACCCTCTCCAGGGCATCCCTCACGTCTCCGCCCGTTGCATATGTACCCATCTCAACGAATTCCTCCACGGTGAAGGCGAACTCGGGGAAGGAGCTTTGAGGGACATAAGCGACGTAGCAGGCCCGCTCCCTAGGCTTAAGGGCCAACAAATCAACACCATCGTAGCTCACCCGGCCAGTTGGCCTCAGTATCCCAACGATGCACTTGAGGAGCGTGGACTTACCGGCCCCGTTTGGCCCAATTATGGATAGAAGCTCTCCCTTTCTCGCCGAGAACGAGGCGCCCTCAAGTATCCTTTTCCTGCCGTAGGAAAAGGAG belongs to Pyrococcus yayanosii CH1 and includes:
- a CDS encoding helix-turn-helix domain-containing protein, with amino-acid sequence MKHLKVLKALENGPKTVEEIAEETGIGPMEVRRYLLRFAESGKVGSYRKDGKLYWKLKERDELGEEFKYV
- a CDS encoding Sjogren's syndrome/scleroderma autoantigen 1 family protein; the encoded protein is MITDEEIRKIIAPLLLSGAKMLDKHCPKCGAPLFEKDGKVFCPVCEYREKKRREEMRSVEEVLLEKLRELASSLPKDIEALERHLEVMEKLITVIERYRRLEGGT
- a CDS encoding arginase family protein, which encodes MVTLIALGEAPNREGVKYVGRLLVREGLVDDFRLVEALTLQGLPGIPEDKCYIVGEHLATYGILKRVKPGRIISVDAHTDLMHDYLDHGSWLAYALEERVVERAAVIGPVLMIPATEKSRLWTRRVRIYPAIPRSRKTGRGWRTYVNLRSHGVLGVVEDARRYLGPAIYLTVDLDVLRPEYRIARFQHGELCLEELLELIEAIGEVFTVRAFDMAEISDRVKKSQLGRRAVLEVFQALKEVIE
- the taw2 gene encoding tRNA(Phe) (4-demethylwyosine(37)-C(7)) aminocarboxypropyltransferase Taw2, whose amino-acid sequence is MRTQVIKPRIREILSRELPPELLEKLPKHWVRIGDVLLLPLRPELEPYKRRIAEVYAQVLGVKTVLRKGHIRGETRKPDFELLYGNDTITVHIENGVKYKLDVARIMFSPANVKERVRMAEVAKPGELVVDMFAGIGHLSLPMAVHKRARVIVIEKDPYTFRFLVENIWLNGVQDLVTPYNMDNRNFPAENIADRVLMGYVVRTHEFIPKALSIAKDEAIIHYHNTVPERLMPEEPFRTFRKVAGELGYEVEKLNELVIKRYAPGVWHVVVDVKVYKS
- a CDS encoding NTPase, producing MRFFVSGMPGVGKTTLAKRIAEALREKGYSVGGMITEEVRSGGRRVGFRVVALDTGEVGRLAYVGQGYPRVGKYVVDVEGLERVGVPAIRRAIESADVVIIDEIGAMEFKSNEFVRVLGEALKAEKPLLATVHRRYVDRYRVLGEYYWLTPENRNSVFMEVLSALLRVLGNENAGY
- a CDS encoding ABC transporter ATP-binding protein, which encodes MPELSVEVSFSYGRKRILEGASFSARKGELLSIIGPNGAGKSTLLKCIVGILRPTGRVSYDGVDLLALKPRERACYVAYVPQSSFPEFAFTVEEFVEMGTYATGGDVRDALERVGLWERRGELITRLSGGEYQLALIARALAQGSDVLLLDEPTSHLDVNHAVSIMELLEELKEEKVVVTVLHDLNLALQYSDRIVILREGRVFWEGRREELEENVLGAVYGIPLRIREVEGRLVVVP